From the genome of Toxoplasma gondii ME49 chromosome XII, whole genome shotgun sequence:
ATGGAGATATGCGCAAAGCCGCGAACGGTGCGTACGCCGCAAACGAACAAGATCGCCGTCGAAGGCGACGGTCTTCGAGCGAAAACGAAATTGTCAGTTTCACTTACAGCAGACCGACAGTAGGCCCGACGCGCTTCGGAGCAGCTGACGAGACAGAGCTCCCCCGACAGGTACGAAATACTTCCCTCGTCGCCAAGGTAGCTGCGGCAAGTCTGAGGAATAGTTCGCCAGTTCCCCTCGAAGATTCCATCGGTTCGAAGGGAGTGTCACATTTTGAACGGTTTCCTCAGCGAGGTAGCACTGATCACAGCGCGAGGCGGACGCACTCCAGCGGCTTCAGCGACAGCGGCTTCTCAGTGGGCGATGCAGTCCTTGAGAAACGCAacctgagagagagagacatttggcgtggagacagaggaaggaggtcgcaggagagaggcagtACTTTTTCGCAGAGtcagggaaaagaagacgcttCCGCGCTCGCTGCGTCGGCCTACGAACTGAAAACCTACCACAGAGCGTTCGGGTTAGATGTAGGCGGGTACGCATTTGtaggagaagaggaggcgctTCCTGTCTCGAACACACACCGCGGGGAGGGCGCCACTGACTCCCTCCAAGATGCTATAAAGGCCGGCGCGGCAGCGTCGCTGCTCCACGGGTCTCTCGTTCAAGTGAAAAAAACGGAGCGACACGGAACCcgcgagaaaacaaacagCAAGACGCACCCCCACCTCTTTTGGCAGTGCTGGAGCTGCGGGGCCGATAACTACAAAACCAGACACCAGTGTTTCAAGTGCAAACGGCTGTTTGCGCTCTGAAGCAACTCGAGGAACGTGGCTGCCGGCAAACTGCTCAATAGAGCCCCTGTCGGTAGGAAGTTTCTTGTACAAATCCTGTTTTGGAGGGGGGAATCCAACTTCGGCAGCCTCCTCTCATGTGACAATTCAGGGAACTGTAGAAAGAATTTGACTTCgactcttctgtcttctgtgtgcGCCCCGTAGTATGAACAGAGTTCCGTTGCATTCGGCTCCGGGCGCTATTGGACTCTGTATGAGGACGGTCCAACGGTAGGAAAATTTTCGTCGGATGATTGTCGTCTTCCGACTCTTCACTCGCCGTTAATACAATTTTTTTCCAAAAGAGGTGTACCTGGGTAGGAGGATCGAGAAACCGACGGTCAGACGACGCCTTCGCATGGGGGGACGGGGGGGGGCGAACTGTGTTCGCTTCACATTTTCTGTGAGATCCTGCTCAACTACGATCTAGAAACGGGCTCCCTCTGTGAATGTGCATGGCAGTTGTTGCTTTTATAAGGATAACGTATGCTGCCGTCACGATTTTAAGAAACATTTGAACTGCCATGTGCGCCTTGCGAAAGAGACCTGTGCTGTGCCTGGCCTTTGTGCCTGTTGTCGGTGTCGAAAAACTATTTCTCAGTTGCTCTCATGAGTCAAAAACGTCAAGGCGAAAAAGACTCTTACTACCTCGCACATATTTCTGAATCTGTCTTAACCTCCCATCGAACTGAATGTCACCGGGGCGAGTGCGCGTCCTTTCCAACTTGACTCAGTGTGTTTGGTTATTTCGTGCCGTTTATGCGGTGTAGCTACACTGCAGCACCTGTCGAATGATGTTCGGAAATGAGCAAAAGCTTCACCACTTCAAGCACGTCCCTGTAACAACACTTCTGGAACGATGTGTCACTGCCCTCTGTCCTCACACATGCGAGCCTACGATGCGTTCACCACTCTTTTGGTGAAGATTCAGGTAGGCTTATCTCGTGTACACGCCTTTACACAGCGGAAAAACGGCTTCACATCAGCGCACTGTCCGACATGTGAGCGGCAGCGGTCCAACTGGTATTCCCTCAGTAAACAGTACTTGCATATACACGCTTCAATGCGAAAGGCACTTGGCGAAAAAAGTGAGATTTTGAGAAAGCTCCCTTGGTAGAATGCCTAGCGCGGTAGTCACGTGCGTTTTCTCGTGGGGAACTTGTATCTCAAATCACAAAGTGAACGCGTCTCCTGAACTTGTCTTGCGCATTTCCAATTTGACTGTCTAGTCATCTGTTTCGTCCCATATATCGGAGAGCTTCCGACAGACGACAGCCAGAGGAGTGGGCTTGAGAAAAGCGGGATACGGACCCGTCCGCATTCGCAGAACGGCCTCCAGCTGCAGCATATGCATTTGCTTTTCCCATCGTGCTTTGgatctttctcgtctgcccACGACCGCTCCCTGAATGCAACTGGCTGGCGCACTTGACTCGTGCAGTTGAACTCGGGATCTTTTGAGCAAGCCTTTCGCGCATCCCATGGCAAAAGACAACTGCGAAGCTGGATTCACTTTCGACGTCGATGCCAACGCACATGGGTACGCACTCCCCGGAGTATAGGCGACGCACGCGGGCTCGGCTGCcacaaagacagaaaactgAGAGGGGGCGGTGGCACCTGCGAAACGAAGcaagacaggagaaagcaTTTCGTTGTGGCGGCATCTGATTGTGCTAGTAGCATTTGAACACGAAAAGACGTTTGATCAGTCTTACCGGAGAAACCCTGCCGGACTCGGTGTTGCTTCAAACAGTCCCGAAAGTAACCATAAGTGTATAATCCCATCCACTCGGTGAATGGTGAGCGTTTGTGTTGTCACAAAAAACGCACAGAATGGTTGAATAATTGAGTCGCCGTCGGCGAACTCTGAATCGATCAACCGTGTTCGAATACCCCCGCCGTCAAAGCCTAGACACCGTGGCCCTGAAATCTGTCAAAGACTGCCTTCAAGCTCCCTGGTCTACACAGCCTGCACAGGCATAAGGTGTGTGcccttctcgttcgtctgTATCGCCTCCTCTTCACGTTCGTCGAGAAGTTTCTCTCCGGTCGCACTGTTTGGAGGCGCTGCGTCCGACCACGGACCTTGTgcggtggagacagaacggacCACTGTTACAGGCCTGTTCCGAAtcccgttttcttcttcagaagcaGAACGGTTCTTAGAATCGCGACATCGTCTGCGCCTTGCGCGTACACCGGGTTTCCAAGAATCCGCCGCTCTGACTGCTGATTTCCCCTGCGTAGCCGAGTCAACTCCATGTTCCGAGTTCTCTACGATATGGGCAGGGGTCTGCAAGCAGGTCCAAAAAGAGGcatttctccgtcttcctgcGTCAAATGCCGAAGTCTCTGTCGCAAAGCGCTTGCCAGCTTTGGCCTCCAAAGCCGTCCCACCTTCTTGTGGGATGCCCGCACAGGCCCCGCGTCCACATGGCGACCGGCTACGTTGTTGTGGCCCCTCCTGCAAATGATAAGAGTAAAAAAACCTGCTCCCTACGCAAGGGACAGCCCACGGGAGAGAGGCCAAACTTAGCAAAGTCGGAGGGGCAGTTCTGGACCAGTAAGACGAACTGACGAATGGTGAGAGAGATTGGAAACGGGGGGGAAACGGCGCCCACTGAAACATCTCTGAAGACACTGTTCTTCAGCGAAGCACCTGTATACACAAAAGAATCCGCTGTACACGAACAAGAATACCTGGGACAGTGATAAGCGGTCACACCCCAATGAATAGAAAACCGCGCTCGAGTGACGACTTGCTGCGCAGACCGCCTCGCCAAAAAGTCTTATCCTGGGCAAAAAAACGCTTCCAGTCGAAAGATCCAGATATTCAGGAACATTCCGTACCGGTAGCCAGGCTGGAGGGCACTTCTCATTGTTGTAATTGTTTCGGCAGTAAACCCTCCTGAAGACTTGACTCGGGGAACTCTTATCCTTCTACGACGAAGCCGACAATCAGATTGTCGGTTCGCAGCGGCATACACGTCACACGAGCTGcctcgagacagaaaaagggaTTTTCTTCACTCGTTTAACGGAAGCTGTGAAGTGAACTATGTCGACGACGACGCATCTCTGAGAGACGGaaagacatgcatgcatgcatgcgcgcacaAGGCGAGCGCTACCGTAAAGCAAAAAGGACGATCGGCCCATCGCTTATACAGAAGTCACGCCGTAGTACTGAGTGCCGACGGGCTATGCAGCGCACCACCTGATAGCCCTGGGCACATGAGAGGTATAAGTAATAATAAACGCTGATGGTACAAGAACATGAGTTAGCATGAACCGGAATGCGACAGGCGAGCGACACACAAAACTGCCGGGTACGAAGGGGTATCATCACATTTTTGTTTCACCGTGTATTTCTGTCTTTAGGGAAAGCTTTTCCGGATTGAGCTCACCTGAACATGAAAGTGGCTGATTTGCACACAAGAGGAACCTGCGATTAAACACAGCTATAGTTAGCGGACAGTCGTACGCTTCATTGCATACAGTAAGAACATGGGATCAACGAGTCGACAAGGCGAAGACATGATGCTGCTTCTCTATGAACTAGCGAACACCGAACTGGATTGTAAGGACTCCTTCAGAACCAGTGGCCGCGGTGTCAACTTGATCTAGTGATCATGTTTGGCGCACTCACAACTGCGTTGGCGATCCATCCATGCAAGAGCGACATGACAGAGGGCATGCCGGGACACTAATAGCGGGACCGACAGAGGATGTGTGGTCGTACGTTTTTTCAGTGTGACCTGATGACTACTTACGAACCGTCAGACCGTGGAATCTAACACTCGAAAAGTAAAAGCGATGCTTTTGTACGGGTGGACTGTCACTCTGCAAAAAATGTGCGTGGCGAGGCTCAGATCCAACGCTGCTGGTGATTACACAGGTAACAGTATAAATAACACCACCCATGCTTTCCTGTCTTACGCGTACTAAGAGCAGCCGCTATAGCGGCTGTTGTCAATTTTGATTCATATTCATATAACATGTCGGCCCCGCCAGCATTGCAGTGGCCTCTGATTGCACGGCTGACGCAATGAAGTGCCCACTGGAACTCGTATGAAGCGCAGAAAGTACAATAAATCAGTGGAAACCGACAAAGCGCAAGACATTTTTAGCTTTCATAAGGGGAGAGTGATGAGTTGTGACGATGAAAAATCACATATGTCTGCAAAGCATATTGTACTCCCCAGCTGCGGCCGACATTTTCCTCATGCTACACCTGTGTCCGTTGCCCTTTCTGAAACTGTGCCTTACAGCTTTGGCTCATTCTGCAATCAGTTAGCTATAATGCTCGCTCGAACTTTGTCTCATCCCTGTACATTCGGTACAGTAAAACTTGTGCTGTTACCGCTATAGGCTAGATGCTTATTATACTGTTCTTCTAAGCTTAACAACAGCAACACCACGATGGATTCTGACGATGAGCTGAAAGAAGTGATTTCGTTGCACCAGCACATGGGATACGAGTGTTCATCATCGTAGACCATCCACGATATGCGCCGGATGTGCCTTGTAAAAACCCTTCTGCATAGTTATGGCTGACTCGCAAGTTTGACGATCCGCTGGAAAGATTATCACCTTTGGCGCATTGACCCTCAtcggcctctctctcccctttctgtACGTATCTTCCGTTTCGCTTGCAACACTTCTTCATGGTCAAGTCTCATTGCTTTCTTCGGCTTCCCGGAGGTGCCCGAGACAGTCCGCGTCATCCTTTATGCATTAGGCGGCAAGTCCATAGTGCCCCCGTATGTGGCAACTGCTTCCTGGAACCACCCCCTTTGATGCGCACCTGCGCCTAACAGTCCTAACGGACTCAGACATTTGAATTCGTGCAATTATCTGGCCTCCCCTTGTGTACACAACCAATATCCCGGAAGAAACGTATCAGACTAACAGGTCAGCAAATCT
Proteins encoded in this window:
- a CDS encoding hypothetical protein (encoded by transcript TGME49_251800~Signal peptide predicted by SignalP 2.0 HMM (probability 0.904) with cleavage site probability 0.396 at residue 46) — translated: MFQWAPFPPRFQSLSPFVSSSYWSRTAPPTLLSLASLPWAVPCVGSRFFYSYHLQEGPQQRSRSPCGRGACAGIPQEGGTALEAKAGKRFATETSAFDAGRRRNASFWTCLQTPAHIVENSEHGVDSATQGKSAVRAADSWKPGVRARRRRCRDSKNRSASEEENGIRNRPVTVVRSVSTAQGATAPSQFSVFVAAEPACVAYTPGSAYPCALASTSKVNPASQLSFAMGCAKGLLKRSRVQLHESSAPASCIQGAVVGRRERSKARWEKQMHMLQLEAVLRMRTGPYPAFLKPTPLAVVCRKLSDIWDETDD
- a CDS encoding hypothetical protein (encoded by transcript TGME49_251790) produces the protein MKSKKRDRKDKRRRHEEKRKKTKRRHRRRSSSSSESSTSRSPRSLSRSPVRNKSRVEQASSSPDSLSRKHRPPLSLESSRFPTSSNGDMRKAANGAYAANEQDRRRRRRSSSENEIVSFTYSRPTVGPTRFGAADETELPRQRGSTDHSARRTHSSGFSDSGFSVGDAVLEKRNLRERDIWRGDRGRRSQERGSTFSQSQGKEDASALAASAYELKTYHRAFGLDVGGYAFVGEEEALPVSNTHRGEGATDSLQDAIKAGAAASLLHGSLVQVKKTERHGTREKTNSKTHPHLFWQCWSCGADNYKTRHQCFKCKRLFAL